In one Zymobacter palmae genomic region, the following are encoded:
- the dnaK gene encoding molecular chaperone DnaK, whose protein sequence is MGRIIGIDLGTTNSCVAVLDGDKPRVIENAEGGRTTPSIVAYTDDGEILVGQAAKRQAVTNPKNTLYAVKRLIGRKFGDDVVQKDINMVPYDIVKADNGDAWVEVKGKKMAPPQVSAEVLKKMKKTAEDYLGEEVTEAVITVPAYFNDSQRQATKDAGRIAGLDVKRIINEPTAAALAYGMDKSRGDKTIAVYDLGGGTFDVSIIEVADVDGETQFEVLSTNGDTFLGGEDFDNAVINYLVEQFKADSGIDLSGDSLAMQRLKEAAEKAKIELSSAQQTDVNLPYITADQTGPKHLNVKVTRAKLEALVGDLVQRSLDPCKTALADAKLSASDIDDVILVGGQTRMPLVQQKVSEFFGKDARKDVNPDEAVALGASIQGGVLGGDVKDVLLLDVTPLTLGIETMGGVMTPVIEKNTTIPTKKTQVFSTAEDNQTAVTIHVLQGERKQATQNKSLGRFDLSDIPPAPRGVPQIEVAFDLDANGILSVSAKDKATGKEQSIVIKSSGGLSDEEIDQMVRDAEAHQDEDKKFEEMVQLRNQADGMIHATRKTLEEAGDKATAEEKEKIESAANALEEALKGDDKDDIQAKLNALTEASGSLAQKLYAEQAQQQGQPQGAGEQGAQGNSQDENVVDAEYEEIKDDDKKS, encoded by the coding sequence ATGGGACGTATCATCGGTATTGACCTGGGGACCACCAACTCCTGTGTCGCGGTACTCGACGGTGACAAGCCGCGCGTCATCGAAAACGCAGAGGGCGGTCGTACTACCCCTTCTATCGTTGCATACACTGACGACGGCGAAATCTTGGTCGGTCAGGCGGCCAAACGTCAGGCGGTCACCAACCCGAAAAACACGCTGTATGCGGTAAAACGTCTGATCGGCCGTAAGTTCGGCGATGACGTCGTACAGAAAGACATCAACATGGTGCCGTACGACATCGTCAAAGCAGACAACGGCGACGCGTGGGTAGAAGTCAAAGGCAAGAAAATGGCTCCCCCGCAGGTCAGTGCTGAAGTGCTGAAGAAAATGAAGAAAACGGCCGAAGACTACCTCGGTGAAGAAGTGACCGAAGCGGTCATCACCGTACCGGCCTACTTCAACGATTCTCAGCGCCAAGCAACTAAAGACGCTGGCCGCATCGCGGGTCTGGACGTCAAACGTATCATCAACGAGCCGACCGCTGCCGCTCTGGCTTACGGTATGGACAAGTCCCGTGGTGACAAAACGATCGCGGTATACGACTTGGGTGGTGGTACCTTCGACGTATCCATCATCGAAGTAGCTGACGTTGACGGCGAAACCCAGTTCGAAGTGCTGTCCACCAACGGTGACACCTTCCTCGGTGGTGAAGACTTCGACAACGCGGTCATCAACTACTTGGTTGAACAGTTCAAAGCTGACAGCGGAATCGACCTGTCTGGCGACTCTCTGGCTATGCAGCGTCTGAAAGAAGCCGCTGAAAAAGCCAAAATCGAACTGTCCAGCGCTCAGCAGACCGACGTCAATCTGCCGTACATCACGGCTGACCAGACCGGTCCGAAACACCTGAACGTCAAAGTGACTCGCGCCAAACTGGAAGCACTGGTTGGTGATCTGGTTCAGCGTTCGCTCGACCCGTGCAAAACAGCACTGGCTGATGCCAAACTGTCCGCTTCCGACATCGACGATGTCATTCTGGTCGGTGGTCAGACGCGCATGCCGCTGGTACAGCAGAAAGTCAGCGAATTCTTCGGTAAAGATGCGCGCAAAGACGTCAACCCGGATGAAGCCGTAGCACTGGGTGCTTCTATCCAGGGTGGTGTTCTGGGCGGCGATGTCAAAGACGTCCTGTTGCTCGACGTTACCCCGCTGACGCTGGGTATCGAAACGATGGGTGGTGTCATGACGCCGGTCATCGAGAAGAACACGACGATCCCGACCAAGAAAACGCAGGTCTTCTCTACCGCAGAAGATAACCAGACGGCCGTGACCATTCACGTGCTGCAGGGTGAGCGTAAACAGGCGACCCAGAACAAGTCGCTCGGTCGTTTCGACCTGTCCGACATTCCGCCGGCACCGCGCGGTGTACCGCAGATCGAAGTTGCCTTCGACCTCGACGCCAACGGTATCCTGAGCGTGTCTGCGAAAGACAAAGCGACCGGCAAAGAACAATCCATCGTCATCAAATCGTCTGGCGGTCTGTCCGACGAAGAGATCGACCAGATGGTACGTGACGCTGAAGCGCACCAGGACGAAGATAAGAAATTCGAAGAAATGGTGCAGCTGCGCAATCAGGCCGATGGCATGATTCACGCAACGCGCAAGACGCTTGAAGAAGCGGGCGACAAGGCGACTGCAGAAGAGAAAGAGAAAATCGAATCTGCTGCCAACGCTCTGGAAGAAGCGCTCAAGGGCGATGACAAGGATGACATTCAGGCCAAACTGAATGCTCTGACCGAAGCTTCCGGTTCTCTGGCCCAGAAACTGTACGCCGAACAGGCGCAGCAGCAGGGTCAACCGCAAGGTGCTGGCGAACAGGGTGCTCAGGGCAACAGCCAGGATGAAAACGTCGTTGATGCCGAGTATGAAGAAATCAAAGACGACGACAAGAAATCCTAA
- the recN gene encoding DNA repair protein RecN, protein MLTQLTIHHFAIVDHLELDFASGMTAITGETGAGKSILLDALSLCLGARADASSVRAGKERAELTARFDIARLPDAKAWLNARELGTDECLLRRVISIQGRTRAWINGTPCTLADMKALGGMLIDIHAQHAQQSLLHASHHLKLLDEFAGTDEQLTQVREAWKEWQRLRKRLRQLQDDGDALQARRQLLRYQVEELDTLALQDDELDALEAEQARLAHAEQTLAQIEAASRLCTDDNSGALPRLNQALACLAELPEHDAAALANTLTMLEEARIQLEEAQSELDHHASNVELDPSRLQIVDERLSDVYRIARKHHVMPDEVSALHRRLQHELSELEGGDDDIEQLTQRTQDMQDQWRQLARSLSHQRQRHAPAFSREVQQQLAFLGMDKATFEVSVTPLEIAQADGLDHVQFLISANPGQPTRPLARVASGGELSRISLAIQVVAAQHSTMPTLVFDEVDVGISGATAEIVGQLLRQLSHNGQIFCVTHLPQVAAQAHQHLHIEKHSNRNTTRTHMARLDESGRIQELARMLGGIHLSEHTLAHAREMLHSGQQKQAQ, encoded by the coding sequence ATGCTGACGCAGCTGACCATTCATCACTTCGCCATCGTCGACCACCTCGAGTTGGATTTCGCCTCGGGCATGACGGCCATCACGGGCGAAACAGGAGCCGGGAAATCCATTCTGCTGGATGCCCTGTCTCTCTGTCTGGGCGCTCGCGCCGATGCCAGTAGCGTTCGCGCCGGCAAGGAACGGGCGGAGCTTACCGCACGTTTCGACATCGCACGGCTGCCTGATGCCAAGGCGTGGCTGAATGCCCGAGAACTGGGCACTGACGAGTGCCTGCTGCGCCGCGTGATCTCCATCCAGGGGCGCACGCGCGCTTGGATCAACGGCACGCCGTGTACGCTGGCCGACATGAAAGCGCTCGGCGGCATGCTGATCGACATTCACGCCCAGCACGCCCAACAGTCGCTTTTACACGCTTCGCACCACCTCAAGCTGCTAGATGAATTCGCGGGCACCGATGAACAGCTCACGCAGGTGCGCGAGGCATGGAAGGAATGGCAGCGGCTACGGAAACGGCTGCGCCAGCTACAGGACGACGGCGATGCCCTGCAGGCCCGCCGCCAACTGCTGCGTTATCAGGTAGAAGAGCTGGATACGCTGGCGCTGCAGGATGACGAGCTGGATGCACTGGAAGCCGAACAGGCGCGCCTTGCGCACGCCGAGCAAACACTGGCTCAGATCGAAGCTGCCAGCCGCTTGTGCACGGACGACAATAGTGGCGCACTGCCACGCCTTAATCAGGCGCTGGCCTGCCTGGCGGAACTACCAGAGCACGATGCCGCAGCGCTGGCCAACACTCTGACCATGCTTGAAGAGGCCCGCATTCAGCTTGAAGAAGCGCAGAGCGAACTGGATCATCATGCCAGCAATGTTGAGCTTGACCCTTCTCGACTGCAGATCGTCGACGAGCGGCTGAGCGACGTCTACCGCATCGCCCGCAAGCACCATGTCATGCCGGATGAAGTCTCGGCCCTGCACCGTCGTCTACAGCACGAACTCAGTGAACTGGAAGGCGGCGATGACGATATCGAACAGCTGACGCAGCGCACGCAGGATATGCAAGATCAGTGGCGCCAGCTCGCACGGTCTTTGTCCCACCAGCGCCAGCGCCATGCACCGGCCTTCAGCCGTGAAGTGCAGCAGCAACTGGCGTTTCTCGGTATGGACAAGGCCACGTTCGAGGTCAGCGTCACCCCGCTAGAAATCGCACAGGCCGACGGACTGGATCACGTCCAGTTCCTGATCAGCGCCAACCCCGGCCAACCGACTCGGCCACTGGCGCGCGTTGCCTCCGGCGGCGAGCTGTCGCGCATCAGTTTGGCCATTCAGGTAGTTGCCGCGCAGCACAGCACGATGCCGACTCTGGTATTCGATGAAGTGGACGTGGGTATTTCTGGTGCGACGGCTGAGATTGTCGGCCAGCTACTGCGCCAGCTGAGCCATAACGGCCAGATCTTCTGCGTGACTCACCTGCCTCAGGTGGCCGCTCAAGCGCATCAGCACCTACATATTGAGAAGCACAGCAACCGCAACACAACGCGTACGCACATGGCTCGCCTCGACGAAAGCGGCCGCATTCAAGAGCTGGCACGCATGCTTGGAGGCATTCACCTCTCGGAGCACACGCTGGCGCACGCGCGCGAGATGCTCCATAGCGGTCAGCAGAAGCAGGCCCAGTAG
- a CDS encoding tannase/feruloyl esterase family alpha/beta hydrolase, translating into MKTRLIRQCLGAVAMTVLGCCSVGVSAWAASLPKVAPRLSCEQLAQQDFSSVLGEQVTINAAAPMATDKGSFCKVSATIAPSIGVEVALPAEHWTQRFLQVGCGGLCGSITLNLSNASSCVPALNGEFVVAATDMGHSGSMMDASWAEQPQKRIDFAYRANHLTAVLSKALSAAYYGQAPRYAYFMGCSDGGREALMEAQRYPDDFNGISAGAPAAFFQFQNSFYHGWSVAANQRADGSAILLQKHLPILHKAVLQHCPTLSGVNDGLLQNPYACRFSADWVRQCAKGDSEQKDCLSAEQINAARRFYEGASDTEGHQFVLGGLPLGSELRWAVPASEKGNSSAEAMVLPALQSVLLPGGHQNVQSMKDFPLTQQNFDRVAQLAPLYNAANTNLRSFQQQGGKLIMWHGLADDSVSPAFSLAYYRGVQALMGAQTVDGFLRLFLLPGVGHCGNGEGYDQVDLLTPLMAWTEDGQAPQQLITGKREQVDAGGMPPAPVNAPMGDDTAPAEAQFHGVQRPSSPIAMPNKPVTATRPVFPYPYIARYIGKGDINDASNYAPVKSAAFERLFFRQPAASFVGPDNQHVYRVENGVLVQQ; encoded by the coding sequence ATGAAAACAAGGTTGATACGGCAGTGTCTAGGTGCAGTAGCTATGACCGTACTGGGGTGTTGCAGTGTAGGTGTGTCCGCCTGGGCAGCATCCTTGCCTAAGGTAGCGCCTAGGCTGTCCTGCGAGCAGCTGGCACAGCAGGATTTTTCCTCCGTATTGGGTGAACAGGTCACGATTAACGCTGCTGCGCCGATGGCAACGGACAAGGGCAGTTTTTGCAAGGTTTCTGCTACGATCGCGCCGTCCATAGGTGTTGAGGTAGCGCTGCCCGCCGAACACTGGACGCAGCGTTTCTTGCAGGTGGGCTGCGGTGGACTGTGTGGCAGCATCACTCTGAATCTTTCCAATGCGAGCAGCTGTGTACCCGCCCTGAACGGTGAGTTTGTCGTGGCGGCAACGGATATGGGGCACAGCGGAAGCATGATGGATGCCTCGTGGGCCGAGCAGCCGCAGAAGCGTATCGATTTTGCCTATCGCGCCAACCACCTGACGGCTGTACTGTCCAAGGCGCTATCGGCAGCCTATTACGGGCAGGCACCGCGCTACGCTTATTTTATGGGCTGCTCGGATGGCGGGCGTGAAGCGCTGATGGAAGCGCAGCGCTATCCCGATGATTTTAATGGCATCAGTGCCGGTGCCCCGGCGGCGTTCTTCCAGTTCCAGAATTCTTTCTATCACGGCTGGAGCGTTGCCGCGAATCAGCGCGCCGATGGCTCGGCTATCCTGCTACAGAAGCATTTGCCTATTCTGCACAAGGCCGTACTGCAACACTGCCCAACGCTGTCTGGTGTCAACGATGGGCTGTTGCAAAACCCGTATGCCTGCCGTTTCTCGGCGGACTGGGTCAGGCAGTGTGCCAAAGGCGACAGTGAACAGAAGGACTGTTTGAGCGCAGAGCAGATCAATGCCGCTCGTCGCTTCTATGAAGGCGCATCCGATACTGAAGGGCACCAGTTCGTACTGGGCGGGTTGCCGCTGGGATCAGAGCTGCGCTGGGCTGTGCCAGCAAGCGAAAAGGGAAACTCTTCGGCTGAAGCGATGGTGCTGCCTGCGTTGCAGTCGGTGCTGTTGCCGGGCGGACATCAGAACGTTCAGTCGATGAAAGATTTTCCGCTGACGCAGCAGAATTTCGATCGCGTGGCGCAGTTGGCACCGCTCTACAATGCCGCGAATACCAACCTGCGTTCGTTCCAGCAGCAAGGAGGCAAGCTGATCATGTGGCACGGTCTGGCCGATGACTCTGTCAGCCCTGCCTTTTCGCTGGCCTATTACCGTGGCGTGCAGGCACTGATGGGGGCGCAGACGGTTGATGGTTTCCTGCGTTTGTTCCTGCTGCCGGGGGTAGGTCACTGCGGTAACGGTGAGGGCTACGATCAGGTTGATCTACTGACGCCGCTGATGGCATGGACCGAAGATGGCCAGGCCCCTCAACAGCTGATCACCGGCAAGCGTGAACAGGTCGATGCGGGGGGGATGCCCCCTGCACCGGTCAATGCCCCCATGGGTGATGACACAGCCCCTGCCGAAGCGCAGTTCCACGGCGTGCAGCGCCCCAGCTCACCGATTGCGATGCCTAACAAGCCGGTCACGGCAACGCGTCCGGTCTTTCCCTATCCGTATATCGCACGCTATATCGGTAAGGGCGATATCAACGATGCCAGTAACTACGCGCCAGTGAAGTCGGCCGCTTTCGAGCGCCTGTTCTTCCGGCAGCCTGCGGCTTCGTTTGTCGGTCCTGACAACCAGCATGTCTATCGCGTCGAAAACGGCGTGCTGGTACAGCAATAG
- a CDS encoding aldo/keto reductase, whose translation MSTRSDIPQITLNDGTTLPAVGFGTYTLNGSQGVVDMVKAIHNGYRLLDSAFNYENEGAVGRAVAQCGVAREELRVVSKLPGRHHAYDEAIATVEESLYRAELDYFDLYLIHWPNPIQNHYVEAWRAMIEVQKRGLVRSIGVCNFLPEHLQRLIDETGVTPSINQIELHPYFPQAEQRAWDTAHGIVTESWSPLGRASAVLQDPTLKVIADRHGKSIPQIILRWHTQLGAIPIPKASSDARQTENLSLFDFTLTDDDMAKIATLARPDGRIADQDPARYEEF comes from the coding sequence ATGAGCACTCGTTCCGATATTCCGCAGATTACCCTCAACGACGGCACCACGCTGCCCGCCGTGGGTTTCGGTACCTACACGCTGAACGGCAGCCAAGGCGTCGTCGATATGGTCAAGGCCATCCACAATGGCTATCGCCTGCTTGATTCCGCGTTCAACTATGAGAATGAAGGCGCCGTAGGGCGTGCCGTTGCACAGTGCGGTGTAGCACGTGAAGAGTTGCGTGTGGTATCGAAGCTGCCGGGCCGCCACCATGCCTACGATGAAGCGATCGCAACCGTCGAAGAATCGCTGTATCGCGCGGAGCTGGACTACTTCGACCTGTACCTAATCCACTGGCCCAACCCGATTCAGAACCATTACGTCGAGGCTTGGCGTGCCATGATCGAGGTACAGAAGCGCGGACTAGTGCGCTCCATTGGGGTCTGCAATTTCCTGCCCGAGCACCTGCAGCGCCTGATCGACGAAACCGGCGTCACTCCCAGCATCAACCAGATCGAGCTGCACCCGTATTTCCCGCAGGCAGAACAGCGGGCATGGGACACCGCGCACGGCATCGTGACCGAGTCGTGGAGCCCTCTGGGGCGCGCTAGCGCCGTACTGCAAGACCCCACGCTGAAAGTGATTGCCGATCGGCATGGCAAGAGCATTCCGCAAATTATTCTGCGCTGGCACACTCAGCTGGGCGCCATTCCGATTCCCAAAGCCTCTTCAGACGCTCGCCAGACAGAAAACCTGTCGCTGTTCGACTTCACCCTGACCGATGACGACATGGCGAAAATCGCGACGTTGGCCCGCCCAGACGGGCGTATTGCCGATCAGGACCCCGCTCGTTACGAAGAGTTCTGA
- a CDS encoding DUF4241 domain-containing protein — protein sequence MAYTENLAIIEMQEEQRSKRGVSTFSMGELECPTGQIIAADPFMQPDERPFVRTVKPGRYPITLYGADGGIALATLRIAVGTVAYWEMALCTGQNMTDLEPGEYYGYPVDTGYGCFMDIMGYRALKARETFEWEQDPEYDGDYVNGILFPDIEQPPADHVLHRPLPDQPGVAVFMSGFGDGFYASYWGMSATNEPLVLATDFNLLENATAYSMRKR from the coding sequence ATGGCATACACGGAAAATCTAGCCATCATTGAAATGCAGGAAGAGCAACGCTCGAAACGCGGGGTAAGCACATTCAGCATGGGAGAACTGGAATGCCCGACGGGGCAGATCATAGCAGCCGACCCGTTCATGCAGCCAGATGAAAGGCCATTCGTTCGTACCGTGAAACCGGGGCGCTATCCCATCACGCTATACGGAGCCGACGGAGGCATCGCACTTGCCACCCTTCGCATTGCGGTAGGCACCGTCGCATACTGGGAAATGGCATTATGTACGGGGCAGAACATGACCGATCTTGAGCCAGGCGAGTACTACGGCTATCCCGTAGATACTGGCTATGGCTGCTTCATGGATATCATGGGTTATCGAGCACTAAAAGCGCGAGAAACGTTCGAATGGGAACAGGATCCAGAATACGATGGCGACTATGTCAACGGCATACTTTTCCCCGATATCGAGCAACCGCCAGCAGACCATGTACTGCATCGTCCCTTGCCAGATCAACCGGGAGTCGCCGTATTCATGAGCGGCTTTGGCGACGGTTTCTATGCCTCTTACTGGGGGATGAGCGCTACCAATGAACCGCTCGTGCTGGCGACCGACTTCAACCTACTCGAAAATGCCACCGCGTACAGCATGCGCAAGCGCTGA
- a CDS encoding outer membrane protein assembly factor BamE → MGCLLGLLAGCSFFSVYKRDIPQGNLVSESMVSQLKVGMTREQVVYVMGNPLLDNAFDANEWDYIYQVHKADGKVVSRRVSITFHNGLIGAIDKEGVDNSTITVNERPAATESTSVTPQISD, encoded by the coding sequence ATGGGCTGCCTGCTAGGGCTTCTCGCTGGCTGCAGCTTCTTCAGCGTCTACAAGCGTGATATTCCGCAGGGCAACCTAGTATCTGAGTCCATGGTGTCCCAGCTTAAAGTGGGCATGACCCGCGAGCAGGTCGTCTACGTCATGGGCAATCCCTTGTTGGACAATGCATTCGATGCCAACGAGTGGGACTACATCTATCAGGTACACAAGGCTGACGGTAAAGTCGTTTCTCGTCGCGTCAGCATCACGTTCCATAACGGCCTTATCGGCGCCATTGATAAGGAAGGCGTCGACAACAGCACCATCACGGTCAACGAACGACCCGCCGCGACGGAAAGCACCAGCGTCACTCCCCAGATCAGCGATTGA
- a CDS encoding RnfH family protein: protein MTMRTAEPTSPMLAIEVAYASETEQVLLRCKVPVGTTVRQAFVQSGIDRHMEALTLDDLASVPLGIFSRPVHDPDTQQVQHGDRIEGYRPITCDPKQMRRMRAAQRPLRQ, encoded by the coding sequence ATGACGATGCGCACTGCCGAGCCCACATCGCCAATGCTGGCGATCGAAGTGGCCTATGCTTCGGAAACGGAACAGGTGTTGCTGCGCTGCAAAGTGCCGGTCGGCACGACCGTGCGCCAGGCCTTCGTGCAGTCAGGTATCGACCGCCATATGGAGGCCCTGACGCTTGATGACTTGGCTTCCGTGCCCTTGGGCATATTCTCTCGTCCGGTGCATGATCCAGATACGCAGCAAGTGCAGCACGGCGATCGCATTGAGGGGTATCGTCCCATCACGTGTGATCCCAAGCAGATGCGACGTATGCGTGCGGCACAGCGGCCCTTGCGGCAGTAA
- the fur gene encoding ferric iron uptake transcriptional regulator, whose protein sequence is MSDKNHELRQAGLKVTLPRLKILQILEATREEEELHLSAEDVYKALLDAGEDVGLATVYRVLTQFEAAGLVVRHNFDGGHAVFEMSPEDHHDHMLCLESGEVIEFFDPEIERRQRELAEERGYELVDHALVLYVRPKGSKVTRKSSLRRTPTSS, encoded by the coding sequence ATGTCCGACAAGAATCATGAACTGCGCCAGGCTGGCCTGAAGGTAACGCTCCCGCGTCTTAAAATCCTTCAGATTCTCGAAGCTACGCGAGAAGAAGAAGAGCTGCACCTGAGCGCAGAAGACGTTTACAAGGCGCTGCTGGATGCCGGTGAAGATGTAGGGCTTGCCACGGTTTACCGTGTGCTGACTCAGTTCGAAGCCGCCGGTTTGGTTGTGCGTCACAATTTCGATGGCGGGCACGCTGTCTTTGAAATGTCGCCCGAAGATCATCACGATCATATGCTGTGTCTTGAAAGCGGCGAGGTTATTGAGTTTTTTGATCCTGAAATCGAGCGCCGTCAGCGCGAACTGGCCGAAGAGCGTGGCTACGAACTGGTCGACCATGCGCTGGTACTGTATGTTCGCCCGAAAGGCTCCAAGGTAACGCGAAAGTCTTCTCTCCGTCGAACACCGACGTCTTCCTGA
- the grpE gene encoding nucleotide exchange factor GrpE: protein MSRDSNTENEQERNEVPAEDTVEQAQPADAADTEQADSPEARIAALEEEVSKAKDQALRAAADAQNARRRAEQDAEKARKFALERFVKELLPVVDSLEKALESLQNDEGASVHREGLEMTLKMQHSALEKFGVKQLEPQGEPFDPQYHEAMTMVPNPAMEPNTVMDVLQKGYTLNDRLVRPAMVVVSKGVDA, encoded by the coding sequence ATGTCTCGTGATTCCAATACCGAGAACGAACAGGAACGCAATGAAGTCCCGGCAGAGGACACCGTAGAGCAGGCCCAGCCCGCTGACGCCGCGGATACGGAACAGGCTGATTCACCGGAAGCACGCATTGCGGCACTGGAAGAAGAAGTCAGTAAGGCCAAGGATCAGGCGCTGCGTGCTGCGGCCGATGCCCAGAATGCGCGTCGCCGTGCCGAGCAGGATGCCGAAAAGGCACGCAAGTTCGCATTGGAGCGTTTCGTTAAGGAATTGCTGCCAGTCGTCGACAGCCTTGAAAAGGCACTGGAAAGCCTCCAGAACGACGAAGGTGCTAGCGTGCACCGCGAAGGGCTGGAAATGACGCTCAAGATGCAGCACTCCGCGCTTGAGAAGTTCGGCGTCAAGCAGCTTGAACCTCAGGGCGAACCGTTCGACCCGCAGTATCACGAAGCCATGACCATGGTGCCGAATCCGGCCATGGAGCCCAATACCGTCATGGATGTGCTGCAGAAGGGTTACACCCTTAACGATCGTCTGGTGCGCCCGGCGATGGTCGTCGTCAGCAAGGGCGTCGACGCCTGA
- a CDS encoding YnfA family protein, producing the protein MKTILLYVVTALAEIAGCYLPALWLKQHGSPWLLVPAAVSLSLFAWLLTLHDAASGRVYAAYGGVYIGVALLWLWGVDGIRPSVWDIAGVLVALAGMGIIVCQPR; encoded by the coding sequence ATGAAAACCATTCTGCTCTATGTCGTGACGGCGCTTGCTGAGATCGCAGGATGCTATCTTCCAGCGCTGTGGCTAAAACAGCACGGCTCTCCTTGGTTGCTGGTGCCTGCAGCGGTGAGCTTGTCGCTATTTGCATGGCTGCTGACGCTGCATGATGCAGCTTCTGGGCGCGTCTATGCCGCTTATGGTGGAGTCTATATCGGGGTGGCGCTGCTATGGCTGTGGGGCGTGGATGGCATTCGGCCCAGTGTGTGGGATATCGCTGGAGTACTGGTGGCGCTGGCGGGAATGGGCATTATTGTCTGTCAGCCGCGCTGA
- the smpB gene encoding SsrA-binding protein SmpB — protein sequence MGKKKKAAPGGNLIAQNRKARHEYHIEETFEAGLELAGWEVKSLRAGKGQLTDTYIHIRNGQAWLLGSHFTPLSTASTHTVVEPDRTRKLLMHKKEIARIFSKTQDKGHTCVPLRLYWKGHLVKCEIALVVGKKLHDKRADEKNRDWERQKGRIMRSQN from the coding sequence ATGGGCAAAAAGAAAAAGGCAGCGCCCGGCGGCAATCTGATCGCACAGAACCGCAAGGCACGCCACGAATACCACATCGAAGAAACGTTCGAGGCGGGACTTGAACTGGCCGGCTGGGAAGTCAAAAGCCTGCGCGCGGGCAAGGGCCAGCTCACGGACACCTACATCCACATCCGCAACGGGCAAGCGTGGCTGCTGGGGTCGCATTTTACTCCGCTCAGCACCGCTAGCACGCATACGGTCGTGGAACCCGACCGCACGCGCAAACTGCTGATGCACAAGAAGGAAATCGCCCGCATCTTCTCCAAGACTCAGGACAAGGGCCATACCTGTGTTCCTCTGCGCCTGTACTGGAAAGGGCACTTGGTGAAGTGCGAGATCGCTCTCGTTGTCGGTAAGAAGCTGCACGATAAGCGCGCAGACGAGAAGAATCGCGATTGGGAACGCCAAAAAGGCCGAATCATGCGATCGCAGAACTGA
- a CDS encoding type II toxin-antitoxin system RatA family toxin: protein MPVVDKTAFVRHSCQKMFDLVNDFESYPQFLPGCKAARVLEQGDDFIVGEITLGKGGITQAVATRNQLTAPERIDLSLVKGPFRSFSGYWSFTPEGEGCRVHLHIEFTFGNMLLGMAFGQLFSQAAAQQVVSFTQRADQLYGA, encoded by the coding sequence ATGCCTGTAGTCGACAAGACCGCCTTTGTACGGCATTCCTGCCAGAAGATGTTCGATCTGGTCAATGATTTTGAAAGCTATCCTCAGTTTCTGCCCGGCTGCAAGGCAGCCCGTGTGCTCGAACAAGGTGACGACTTCATCGTGGGAGAGATCACCCTGGGGAAAGGAGGTATCACTCAGGCCGTCGCGACGCGCAATCAGCTAACGGCACCTGAACGGATAGACCTTTCGCTGGTGAAAGGGCCATTTCGCTCGTTTTCGGGCTACTGGTCGTTTACTCCAGAGGGCGAAGGCTGTCGCGTACACCTGCATATCGAATTCACTTTCGGCAACATGCTGCTGGGCATGGCGTTTGGGCAGTTGTTCAGTCAGGCAGCGGCGCAGCAAGTGGTCAGCTTCACGCAGCGTGCCGACCAGCTGTACGGGGCATGA